A window of Fundulus heteroclitus isolate FHET01 chromosome 15, MU-UCD_Fhet_4.1, whole genome shotgun sequence contains these coding sequences:
- the dnajc5ga gene encoding dnaJ (Hsp40) homolog, subfamily C, member 5 gamma a isoform X3, translating to MAEQTSARPQRKMSTSGESVYKVLGLEKGASAEEIKKAYRKLALKYHPDKNPDNPDAAEKFKEINNANSILNDDNKRRIYDEYGSMGLYVSEQFGEESVKYYFLMSKWWFKSLVLCCTLFTCCCCCCCCCFCCGKCKPPDDDESYQYVDPEDLEAQIRADQDGGK from the exons ATGGCTGAACAGACTTCTGCCCGACCCCAGAGGAAGATGTCCACCTCCGGGGAGAGCGTGTACAAGGTCCTAGGCCTGGAGAAAGGAGCGTCGGCCGAGGAGATTAAGAAGGCGTACAG AAAACTGGCGCTGAAGTACCACCCGGACAAGAACCCGGACAACCCAGACGCGGCGGAGAAGTTTAAGGAGATCAACAACGCCAACTCCATTCTGAACGATGACAACAAGCGAAGGATTTACGACGAGTACGGCTCCATGGGCCTTTACGTCTCCGAACAGTTCGGAGAGGAGAGCGTCAAATATTACTTCCTCATGTCCAAATGGTGGTTTAAG AGTCTGGTGCTGTGCTGCACACTGTTCacgtgttgctgctgctgctgctgctgctgtttctgctgcGGGAAGTGCAAACCCCCCGACGACGACGAGAGCTACCAGTACGTCGACCCGGAAGACCTGGAGGCTCAGATCAGAGCGGACCAGGACGGAG GAAAGTGA
- the dnajc5ga gene encoding dnaJ (Hsp40) homolog, subfamily C, member 5 gamma a isoform X1 produces MAEQTSARPQRKMSTSGESVYKVLGLEKGASAEEIKKAYRKLALKYHPDKNPDNPDAAEKFKEINNANSILNDDNKRRIYDEYGSMGLYVSEQFGEESVKYYFLMSKWWFKSLVLCCTLFTCCCCCCCCCFCCGKCKPPDDDESYQYVDPEDLEAQIRADQDGGTTVIIIQPASDLGPESPAEQSKPIPLPLPMPPPEPLSPSSADPPGGENPADSSQESK; encoded by the exons ATGGCTGAACAGACTTCTGCCCGACCCCAGAGGAAGATGTCCACCTCCGGGGAGAGCGTGTACAAGGTCCTAGGCCTGGAGAAAGGAGCGTCGGCCGAGGAGATTAAGAAGGCGTACAG AAAACTGGCGCTGAAGTACCACCCGGACAAGAACCCGGACAACCCAGACGCGGCGGAGAAGTTTAAGGAGATCAACAACGCCAACTCCATTCTGAACGATGACAACAAGCGAAGGATTTACGACGAGTACGGCTCCATGGGCCTTTACGTCTCCGAACAGTTCGGAGAGGAGAGCGTCAAATATTACTTCCTCATGTCCAAATGGTGGTTTAAG AGTCTGGTGCTGTGCTGCACACTGTTCacgtgttgctgctgctgctgctgctgctgtttctgctgcGGGAAGTGCAAACCCCCCGACGACGACGAGAGCTACCAGTACGTCGACCCGGAAGACCTGGAGGCTCAGATCAGAGCGGACCAGGACGGAG GTACGACTGTAATCATAATCCAGCCAGCATCTGATCTGGGTCCAGAAAGCCCAGCGGAGCAGAGTAAGCCCATCCCCCTGCCTCTGCCCATGCCTCCACCTGAGCCCCTGTCGCCTTCATCCGCCGACCCGCCGGGGGGAGAAAACCCCGCAGACAGCTCACAAGAGTCCAAGTGA
- the dnajc5ga gene encoding dnaJ (Hsp40) homolog, subfamily C, member 5 gamma a isoform X2, producing MAEQTSARPQRKMSTSGESVYKVLGLEKGASAEEIKKAYRKLALKYHPDKNPDNPDAAEKFKEINNANSILNDDNKRRIYDEYGSMGLYVSEQFGEESVKYYFLMSKWWFKSLVLCCTLFTCCCCCCCCCFCCGKCKPPDDDESYQYVDPEDLEAQIRADQDGGTTVIIIQPASDLGPESPAEQRK from the exons ATGGCTGAACAGACTTCTGCCCGACCCCAGAGGAAGATGTCCACCTCCGGGGAGAGCGTGTACAAGGTCCTAGGCCTGGAGAAAGGAGCGTCGGCCGAGGAGATTAAGAAGGCGTACAG AAAACTGGCGCTGAAGTACCACCCGGACAAGAACCCGGACAACCCAGACGCGGCGGAGAAGTTTAAGGAGATCAACAACGCCAACTCCATTCTGAACGATGACAACAAGCGAAGGATTTACGACGAGTACGGCTCCATGGGCCTTTACGTCTCCGAACAGTTCGGAGAGGAGAGCGTCAAATATTACTTCCTCATGTCCAAATGGTGGTTTAAG AGTCTGGTGCTGTGCTGCACACTGTTCacgtgttgctgctgctgctgctgctgctgtttctgctgcGGGAAGTGCAAACCCCCCGACGACGACGAGAGCTACCAGTACGTCGACCCGGAAGACCTGGAGGCTCAGATCAGAGCGGACCAGGACGGAG GTACGACTGTAATCATAATCCAGCCAGCATCTGATCTGGGTCCAGAAAGCCCAGCGGAGCAGA GAAAGTGA